A segment of the Lolium perenne isolate Kyuss_39 chromosome 3, Kyuss_2.0, whole genome shotgun sequence genome:
AGGTAATTAAGCAAATCATCcgaatactttggtttttcatgtaTTTTTATTTTGAATGAGTGTGTACAAAGGCGGTAACTTGCAGAGAAACAAACTCTGTGCAGTTATGCTTATAGAAAACAATTATGTCGAGTTAGATAAAACAGTATCACGAAAAAGTAAAAACTACATTCTCGATTAATGATTTGTTCATTAATTTTATTCATGTTTTTCACTTAACTTCATTTAGACAACCAATATAAGATTCTATGGCCCTACAGATTGGCTTTTCGGTAGTTCTGCTCCCATCAGTACTGCTGGCTTACATGGGGCAAGCTGCATATCTTCGCATCTACCCTGAAAATGTTGCAGATACATTCTACAAATCAATCCCTGGTAAGATCGTAAAACAATAAGCTAAGAAATGGCATGGGTTAGACAGTGAAAGATTAGCAATTAACAAGAAACTCCTTATTTTTCTGTCAGGTCCATTATATTGGCCAACATTTGTGGTGGCTGTGGCTTCTGCTATAATTGCAAGCCAAGCTATGATATCTGGTGCATTTGCAATCATTGCTCAGTCCCAAATTCTTGGTTGCTTTCCACGGGTTCGTGTCACCCACACTTCAAAAAAGTTTCATGGGCAAGTCTACATCCCAGAGATCAACTACGCGTTAATGGTTTTATGCGTAGGTGTGACAGCTATTTTCCAAACTACGGAGAAGATCGGCAATGCATATGGTAAGAAAAGACTCAACTCTAAAAATAATTAGGCAGCCCTTATACCACCAAGATATAAATAAAGGAATAAATGATTCATTACCTGGAGATCATTTTTGCTATAAGACTGAGATATGCCATGCTTCTATTACTCTTTTAACAGCTCTTCATGCAATTTCTCTTGGTTTTCCATGACCCCTGTATCAGTTTGATATCCAtacattgccatattatgcaggTATTGCTGTCGTCTTTGTGATGTTCATAACAACACTTCTAGTCACACTGGTAATGGCCATGATATGGAAGACAAGTCTTCTGTGGATTGCACTCTTTCCAATAATATTTGGTGGCGCAGAGCTCATGTACTTATCCTCAGCGTTCTACAAATTTAAAGAAGGTGGCTACTTGCCACTAGGTTTTGCAGCAATTCTGATGCTTATAATGGGCACATGGCACTATGTTCATGTTCACCGGTACAAATACGAGCTCAAGAACAAAGTGTCAAACAACTATGTGGCAGAGTTGGCAACAAGGCGTAGTCTCGCTAGGCTGCCAGGAATAGGTGTTCTGTACTCTGAGCTTGTGCAAGGAATCCCACCCATACTTCCTCATTTGGTAGAAAAAGTACCTTCTATCCATTCAGTTCTGGTGATTATCTCAATAAAGTACTTACCAATCAGCCATATAGAAACAAGCGAGCGGTTCCTCTTCAGATATGTGGAGCCAAGAGAATACAGGGTATTTCGATGTGTGGTGCGCTATGGctacaacaataaagtagaagatccaAGAGAGTTCGAGAGCTTGCTCATTGGGAATTTGAAGCATTTCATCCATGAAGAATCATTGTTCAGCCAAAGTAGTTCTTCCCTTGGAGGAGAAGATAATTCAATCGAAGAGTCAGGAAATGCAATGGAGCCTTCTGTTGAAGTTCAAGATGCAAGATTACCGAAAAGTTTTATAGATGGAATCCATGCTGGTCCACCAAACAGGTGCATGGATGAGATAGAGTTAATTCAGAGAGGGATGGATGATGGTGTTGTCCATCTGCTAGGAGAAACTAATGTGGTGGCGGAGCAAAATGCCGGTTTAGTGAAGAAAATAATAGTTGACTACGCCTACAATTTCATTAGGAAGAACTTCAGGCAACCAGAGAAGATCACATGTGTCCCCCATAACAGACtgctgagggtgggaatgacatATGAGATCTAGAGAGATGCTCAGAAGAATGATCAAGTTGACAACATAATCAGTGTTTTCAGTATCAAGTGCAGAAAGCATACGCAGAGGAAGGCGGTGACCACATAACGAGCCTCCCTGACTACTGAATATCAGAGGAGGGACAGACTTTACGAGTACAAGTGAGCACATCCAATGGTTATTTACCACataatattttcattaggaaatTCTACCACATAAGTGTGTATAGCAATAAGTATGCATAGCAGTTAGACTCCTTTGGCCAACTTCTTGCCATCTTTTAGTAAACTAAAAAAAGTTAGTATATACAGTTATCTTTGAGGTACAGTATACACAGTTGTACACAAATATTGTAACCTACTGGCAAAATGCCAACAAAGAATAAATTATGACTTTGGGCACTCATCTCAAAGTGTGTAAACAAAATGTTACAGCTTGTATGGGGACTGATTTTTTATATAGCAAGCATTACTATTTAAACCTACATGTTTTTTTTAAGTAGCATTTGATTCACATGAAAATCAAAGGAATTGTAACATGATGTTTGAGTGGATGGAAATTTTCCTCCAAAACATAGCGCAATGCAATCGTATAGGAAAAATTCATGTGCATTCCTAAGGattcaatcctatgaatcaaacggtgcacataggaaaaattcctaaggATGAAAATCCTACAAAATTCCTATATGATTACTTTGAATCAATCAAGCCCAACACTTTGAACTTTTCTTTTCCTGAGACGAGCCAAAagatttaccaaacatgacaaaaaaAGGGAAGAGGTAATTATGTATATGAGATATTCTATCAGTATCCTACTACCACCCGGGTGATTGCAACAATTAGTTGGTTGCAGGTGCGAATTCAACAAATGTGCAGAGGCTTGGTTTGAAGCAAGGAATTGGACGACGAATTTATAACAGACTTGATTTGAAATCAGGAATCAGAGCCAGGGAGAGACCAATGTAAGAAAGCAGTGGCAGGCAAGGCATTCCATCAAACAGTTCAGAGGCATACTACAAAACGAAAAGCCAATCCTCTCAGTATAACGAGATCATACTCGTACCTATGCATTCCGCGTCGGCCGATCCACATGTTCAGCTTCCGCTTGCCACCAATCTGCAGCTCCAATCCTGCTAAGCAGCACGACTCCCAGCGATGCCTGTATCACCGTTCGTAGTTCAAGCGGAGAACGGGAAGCAAATTAAGGACGGCGTATGGGCAGCCGGCAGCCGATCGCCTCCGGCTTGCATATCAGGTCCGGATTGGGCTTGCCTTAGTTTCGGCTTACCCAACCGCCGGCCCAAGACCGGCCGTGCGGCAACGGCGATGACTGCTTCTACATAGGGAGCTCCtcgccaccgacctggtcggtgggtGGAAGGCACCTGGTCGGCCCAGTTCGCAGTGTACTtcgttttctgtttcttttcttttcttttttccttttctatttctttttttctcttttgtttctttttatttttgagATTCGAAAATATTAagatttttaaaaaaattgttgagatttcgaaaagtattcatattaaaaaaattattcatattttccaaaaaaagatttaaaaaaatcttcaaatctaaaaaatgttcaCAGTTCAAAAATGTTCACAGTTAAAAAATATTTAAATTAAAAAGAATCAatcttaaaaaatgttcaaatttcaaaaatgttcaaacttaaaaaatgttcaaatttaaaaaatgttaaaacataaaaaattgttcagattttgaaaaaaaaattgaaaaatgttCAGAACATAAAACTGTTCAAAATTTacaaatgttcatattttaaaaATATCTGGAAAAATAGTTTTATAAATAATGttagattttgaaaaagaaaaatattagtaacgaaaagaaacagaaaaaagaaaaaaaattcgtACCTGAGCTAATGGGCCGCGGCCTAGCCTATCCGACCTGGTCGCTGGGTGTGCGGCACCCGGAACGAGCTGACCAGGTCGGCGTATAGAAACTCCCCCATCCtcgccaccgacctggtcggtgggtGAAAGGCACCGCacacccaccccccccccccccccccacgatCCAGT
Coding sequences within it:
- the LOC127345504 gene encoding potassium transporter 5, coding for MAEPLKTNGNGAAEGGADSGFASEKMQSPPRRLQRFDSLHTEAGMIPGGQSHAAKVGWATTLSLALQSLGVVYGDMGTSPLYVFSSTFTSGIKDTDDLLGVMSLIIYTVALLPLMKYCFIVLRANDNGDGGTFALYSLISRYARISLIPNQQAEDATVSHYKLESPTNRVKRAHWIKEKMESSPNFKVILFLVTILATSMVIGDGVLTPCISVLSAVGGIKESAKSLTQGQIAGIAIVILIVLFAVQRFGTDKVGYTFGPVILTWFILIAGIGIYNLIKHDIGILKAFNPKYIVEYFQRNGKDGWISLGGVVLCITGTEAMFADLGHFNVRAIQIGFSVVLLPSVLLAYMGQAAYLRIYPENVADTFYKSIPGPLYWPTFVVAVASAIIASQAMISGAFAIIAQSQILGCFPRVRVTHTSKKFHGQVYIPEINYALMVLCVGVTAIFQTTEKIGNAYGIAVVFVMFITTLLVTLVMAMIWKTSLLWIALFPIIFGGAELMYLSSAFYKFKEGGYLPLGFAAILMLIMGTWHYVHVHRYKYELKNKVSNNYVAELATRRSLARLPGIGVLYSELVQGIPPILPHLVEKVPSIHSVLVIISIKYLPISHIETSERFLFRYVEPREYRVFRCVVRYGYNNKVEDPREFESLLIGNLKHFIHEESLFSQSSSSLGGEDNSIEESGNAMEPSVEVQDARLPKSFIDGIHAGPPNRCMDEIELIQRGMDDGVVHLLGETNVVAEQNAGLVKKIIVDYAYNFIRKNFRQPEKITCVPHNRLLRVGMTYEI